The proteins below come from a single Stutzerimonas stutzeri RCH2 genomic window:
- a CDS encoding winged helix-turn-helix domain-containing protein, whose product MEQETWRILIVEDDRRLAELTQEYLQGNGGFEVSIESDGACAVDRIIEERPDLVVLDLMLPGEDGLSICRRVRDRYDGPILMLTARADDLDQVLGLETGADDYVCKPVRPRLLLARIRALLRRQPPEASTNAKRLQFGPLVIDSALREAWLREQQIELTGAEFDLLWLLTSNPGRILSREEIFAELRGIEYDGQDRSIDVRISRIRPKIGDDPEHPRLIKTVRGKGYLFVSEAAVAMV is encoded by the coding sequence ATGGAGCAAGAGACGTGGCGGATTCTCATTGTCGAGGACGATCGACGCCTGGCTGAGCTGACGCAGGAGTACCTGCAGGGCAACGGCGGCTTCGAGGTGTCGATCGAGTCGGACGGCGCCTGTGCTGTCGACCGCATCATCGAAGAGCGTCCGGACCTGGTGGTACTCGATCTGATGCTGCCCGGCGAGGATGGCCTGTCGATCTGCCGGCGGGTACGTGATCGCTACGATGGCCCCATCCTCATGCTCACCGCACGGGCCGACGATCTGGATCAGGTGCTTGGGCTGGAAACCGGCGCCGACGATTACGTCTGCAAACCGGTGCGTCCACGCCTGTTGTTGGCGCGCATCCGTGCGCTGCTGCGCCGTCAGCCGCCTGAGGCGTCGACCAATGCCAAGCGCCTGCAGTTCGGCCCGCTGGTGATCGATAGCGCCCTGCGCGAGGCCTGGCTGCGCGAGCAGCAGATCGAACTGACCGGCGCCGAGTTCGACCTGCTCTGGCTGCTGACCTCCAACCCCGGGCGCATCCTTTCCCGTGAAGAGATCTTCGCCGAGCTGCGTGGCATCGAATACGACGGCCAGGACCGCTCCATCGATGTGCGTATCTCGCGCATCCGCCCGAAGATCGGTGACGATCCGGAACACCCACGACTGATCAAGACGGTGCGCGGCAAGGGTTATCTGTTCGTTTCCGAAGCTGCCGTGGCGATGGTGTAG
- a CDS encoding ATP-binding protein: MNSIFLRIYGGMLGVLVLVALLGAGGLHLLNQSRADDHRERLASGTFRLMAHNMSSMTPIERRQAANLWGRLLGIPLRVRTLDDVRLESRLEARLLRGQVLVEQIRPQSTTVFSLVSARDRLVLTGEVEQLSEQLARATIYLLIDELIRYPEAEQPQRLAELKQARGFGFDLELLTRDSANLDDDQRRRLDEGDTVMALAQGGDAIRVFAAIAGTGWIMQLGPLYQMNPYPPQLLILIGLLGLSLIGLTVYLLVRQLEQRLSVLEGAATRIAAGNLETRVPDVGTDSVGRLAAAFNGMARHLQRLLAVQREMVSAVAHELRTPVARLRFGLEMSAEAQTDEARRKYLEGMDGDIDDLDALVDEMLVYSRLERGSPTLNFQQVDLRALVDQVIGELAPLRPDVSVRRGECTTAADGSCWAEAEPQYLRRALSNLINNAMRHAESRVQVSFAIEGQTVRLDVDDDGPGVPEADWEKVFTPFLRLDDSRTRASGGHGLGLSIVRRIIYWHSGRSQLSHSELGGARFSLVWPRHRPD, translated from the coding sequence ATGAACTCGATCTTCCTGCGCATCTATGGCGGCATGCTGGGGGTGCTGGTGCTGGTGGCGCTACTCGGCGCCGGTGGCCTGCACCTGCTCAACCAGTCCCGCGCGGACGATCACCGCGAGCGCCTGGCCAGTGGCACCTTCCGCCTGATGGCGCACAACATGAGCAGCATGACGCCGATCGAGCGGCGCCAGGCGGCGAACCTCTGGGGGCGGCTGCTGGGCATTCCGCTGCGGGTGCGCACACTGGATGACGTTCGCCTGGAAAGTCGCCTGGAGGCGCGCTTGCTGCGTGGGCAGGTGCTGGTCGAGCAGATCCGACCACAGAGCACCACGGTGTTCAGCCTGGTCAGTGCACGGGATCGGCTGGTGCTTACCGGTGAAGTCGAGCAGCTCAGCGAACAGCTGGCGCGCGCCACCATCTATCTGCTGATCGACGAGCTGATCCGCTACCCCGAAGCCGAACAGCCGCAGCGCTTGGCCGAGCTCAAGCAGGCGCGGGGGTTCGGCTTCGATCTGGAATTGCTGACACGCGACAGCGCCAACCTCGATGACGACCAGCGGCGGCGCCTGGACGAGGGCGACACGGTGATGGCGCTCGCTCAGGGCGGCGATGCCATTCGCGTGTTTGCCGCCATCGCCGGCACCGGCTGGATCATGCAGCTCGGCCCGCTGTACCAGATGAATCCCTATCCACCGCAGCTGCTGATCTTGATCGGCTTGCTCGGCCTGTCGCTGATCGGTCTGACGGTGTATCTGTTGGTGCGTCAGCTGGAACAGCGCCTGAGCGTGCTGGAAGGTGCGGCGACCCGTATCGCCGCGGGCAATCTGGAAACCCGCGTGCCGGATGTCGGTACCGATTCGGTCGGGCGCCTGGCGGCGGCGTTCAACGGTATGGCCAGGCATCTGCAGCGTTTGCTGGCGGTGCAGCGGGAGATGGTCAGCGCTGTGGCCCATGAACTGCGCACGCCGGTCGCGCGCCTGCGTTTCGGCCTGGAAATGAGCGCCGAGGCGCAGACCGACGAGGCCCGGCGCAAGTACCTGGAAGGCATGGACGGCGACATCGACGACCTCGATGCGCTGGTCGACGAGATGCTGGTGTACTCGCGGCTGGAACGCGGCTCGCCGACCCTGAACTTCCAGCAGGTCGACCTGCGGGCACTGGTCGATCAGGTGATCGGTGAGCTGGCGCCGTTACGTCCCGATGTCAGCGTCAGGCGTGGCGAATGCACAACGGCCGCCGATGGCAGCTGCTGGGCCGAGGCGGAGCCGCAGTACCTGCGCCGCGCCCTGAGCAACCTGATCAACAACGCCATGCGCCATGCCGAGAGTCGGGTGCAGGTCAGCTTCGCTATCGAAGGGCAAACGGTGCGGCTGGATGTGGACGACGACGGCCCCGGCGTGCCGGAGGCGGATTGGGAAAAGGTCTTCACCCCGTTCCTGCGTCTGGATGACAGCCGCACCCGCGCCTCGGGTGGGCACGGGCTGGGCTTGTCCATCGTGCGGCGGATCATCTATTGGCACAGCGGCCGCTCGCAGTTGAGTCACAGCGAGCTGGGTGGGGCGCGCTTCAGTCTGGTGTGGCCGCGGCACCGGCCGGACTGA